The following proteins are co-located in the Blastocatellia bacterium genome:
- the ribD gene encoding bifunctional diaminohydroxyphosphoribosylaminopyrimidine deaminase/5-amino-6-(5-phosphoribosylamino)uracil reductase RibD, which produces MARVHEGQSATSSTTDEQWMRRALELAASAIGEASPNPLVGALVVRDGRIVGRGVHRYAQVTHAEVLALEDAGEQARGATLYTTLEPCSHHGRTPPCTEMIIRSGITRVVAAMIDPNPQVCGRGLETLRRAGVRVDLGVCESEARRLNEAFVTYITTGRPFVHLKIAMSLDGRIATRSRESRWITGEVARRRAHELRHQSDAVLVGIGTVLADDPQLTDRLGLPRSRPLVRVVLDSRLRLPLESRLVRTADEAPVLVFTSYAEKERIERLGALGVTVIRVPPEDHRVSLPAVLEELGRREITRLLVEGGAEVAAAFVEHRLVDKFTLFLAPRLIGGREAVPALGGSGCAGLNEALTVDIVSLDRVGEDIELTAYPRNDRSQDLTSPTRQEAAGAPTGS; this is translated from the coding sequence ATGGCGCGAGTCCATGAGGGACAATCCGCCACGTCTTCCACGACCGACGAGCAGTGGATGCGTCGGGCGCTGGAGCTGGCTGCTTCGGCCATCGGAGAGGCAAGCCCCAACCCCCTGGTGGGCGCTCTCGTCGTCCGAGACGGACGGATTGTCGGTCGAGGTGTGCACCGGTATGCCCAGGTGACTCACGCCGAAGTCCTGGCGCTGGAAGATGCTGGCGAGCAGGCGCGGGGGGCAACTCTCTATACGACGCTTGAACCGTGCAGCCATCACGGGCGCACGCCGCCCTGCACGGAAATGATCATCCGTTCGGGCATTACGCGCGTGGTCGCCGCCATGATTGATCCCAATCCCCAGGTATGCGGTCGGGGGCTGGAAACTCTCCGTCGGGCGGGTGTCCGCGTTGACCTGGGAGTTTGTGAGAGCGAGGCGCGACGACTCAACGAAGCCTTTGTCACGTATATCACGACCGGTCGGCCATTTGTTCACCTGAAGATCGCCATGAGCCTCGATGGGCGGATCGCCACCCGGTCACGAGAGTCTCGGTGGATCACCGGAGAGGTGGCCCGCCGCCGGGCCCATGAACTGCGTCATCAATCTGATGCCGTGCTCGTGGGCATCGGCACCGTTTTGGCCGACGATCCCCAACTCACGGACCGGCTGGGACTCCCCCGGTCACGGCCTCTCGTGCGCGTGGTCCTCGATTCCCGGTTGCGACTCCCGCTGGAATCCCGGTTGGTGCGAACGGCCGATGAGGCTCCGGTTCTTGTTTTCACCAGTTACGCCGAGAAGGAGCGCATCGAACGCCTCGGCGCTCTGGGCGTCACGGTGATCCGGGTCCCCCCCGAGGATCATCGCGTCTCTCTGCCGGCCGTGCTGGAGGAACTCGGTCGTCGAGAGATCACCCGTTTGCTCGTCGAAGGGGGAGCGGAAGTCGCCGCAGCTTTCGTCGAACACCGTCTGGTTGACAAATTCACCCTGTTTCTGGCGCCACGACTGATCGGCGGACGGGAGGCCGTTCCGGCCCTTGGCGGCAGCGGCTGCGCTGGCCTGAACGAGGCCCTGACGGTGGACATCGTCAGCCTCGATCGCGTGGGCGAGGATATTGAACTCACGGCATATCCGCGGAACGACCGCTCGCAGGATTTAACTTCCCCGACCCGGCAGGAGGCCGCTGGCGCACCGACGGGGTCGTGA
- the rsmA gene encoding 16S rRNA (adenine(1518)-N(6)/adenine(1519)-N(6))-dimethyltransferase RsmA, translating into MRAKKHWGQHFLVDRSVGYRMVRTVGLSADDVVLEIGPGRGALTGVLLEHARRVIALEIDGHLVDELTHRFPTDSLTLINGDILTTDIGELLDRQGVTERVRVFGNLPYNIATAVIQHLLRFRARIRDATVMLQREVADRILSPPGSKEYGYLSLVVQYFCEATKLFTVAPGVFRPVPKVHSTVVHLKMRDVPAVTVEDEEYFFEVISACFSERRKTILNNLKRAASRLRLGPEVEAALATAGIESGRRAETLSLEEFARLAQALAASRPAGDPSAHR; encoded by the coding sequence ATGCGCGCCAAGAAACACTGGGGTCAGCATTTTCTCGTTGACCGGTCGGTCGGCTATCGCATGGTTCGAACCGTCGGTCTCTCGGCCGACGACGTCGTGCTGGAGATCGGCCCGGGCCGGGGAGCGTTGACTGGTGTTCTGCTGGAGCACGCCCGGCGCGTCATCGCTCTGGAAATTGACGGGCACCTCGTTGACGAGCTGACCCACCGATTCCCCACCGACTCCCTCACGCTCATCAACGGCGACATCCTGACGACCGACATCGGCGAGCTTCTCGACCGGCAGGGCGTCACTGAGCGCGTGCGCGTCTTCGGCAATCTCCCCTACAACATCGCGACGGCGGTGATCCAGCACCTCCTGCGCTTCCGCGCGCGCATTCGGGATGCCACGGTCATGCTCCAGCGCGAAGTCGCCGACCGCATTCTCAGCCCGCCGGGCAGCAAAGAGTATGGTTATCTCTCGCTCGTCGTTCAGTACTTCTGCGAGGCCACCAAGCTCTTCACGGTCGCTCCCGGCGTCTTCCGTCCCGTACCGAAAGTTCATTCCACCGTCGTTCATCTGAAGATGCGGGATGTGCCCGCCGTCACGGTCGAGGACGAGGAGTACTTTTTCGAGGTCATCAGCGCCTGCTTCAGCGAGCGCCGAAAGACCATTCTCAATAATCTGAAGCGCGCGGCTTCGCGCCTTCGCCTCGGCCCGGAGGTTGAAGCTGCTCTGGCGACAGCCGGGATCGAATCCGGTCGTCGGGCGGAGACGCTCAGTCTCGAAGAATTTGCCCGGCTCGCCCAGGCGCTTGCAGCCTCTCGCCCCGCAGGAGACCCATCCGCCCACCGATAA
- a CDS encoding PDZ domain-containing protein — protein MTLTCPRCRAPIVEGQRFCRYCGYRLDQGLQDVIPTEPLGPTSPPTPSADPFQVGSWSDPAFPSRTWDVDRKRRRWRITLLALGLGVLIGGFTIANVIHHVVVPRFRIERPASVAVLRTSTIGVYLRDEGGTPSGAFIDGVIPGSPADRAGLIGGDIIIEANGLPIRGGHDLRRFLRTVSPGVPLTLKFLRDGEQHEAILIPGLGASASDRSSGTRPHGFFGIDPSDLRRVPVPGKSIWGVRLSDILLNRPADLAGLREGDIVIEFNGHPIRTERELFRRINETTPYATVSVKIVRDGQELVIPVKLGRSSN, from the coding sequence ATGACGCTGACCTGTCCGAGGTGCCGGGCCCCCATCGTTGAGGGCCAGCGCTTCTGCCGCTACTGTGGCTATCGGCTGGATCAGGGGCTACAAGATGTCATCCCCACGGAACCCCTCGGGCCAACAAGCCCGCCGACTCCTTCGGCCGATCCTTTTCAGGTGGGATCCTGGTCGGACCCCGCGTTTCCGTCTCGAACGTGGGATGTGGACCGGAAGCGACGGCGATGGCGGATCACTCTCCTTGCTCTGGGACTTGGCGTGCTCATCGGTGGATTCACCATCGCGAACGTGATTCACCACGTCGTCGTTCCTCGCTTTCGGATCGAGCGACCGGCTTCCGTTGCTGTCCTCAGGACATCCACTATCGGTGTATACCTCAGAGATGAGGGAGGCACCCCGTCTGGGGCTTTCATTGATGGAGTCATTCCGGGCAGTCCGGCCGATCGCGCCGGCCTCATCGGCGGGGACATCATCATTGAAGCTAACGGTCTGCCCATTCGTGGGGGCCATGATCTGCGGCGATTCCTGAGAACCGTTTCACCGGGCGTGCCTCTCACCCTCAAGTTTCTTCGCGACGGAGAACAGCATGAGGCCATCCTCATCCCCGGCCTGGGCGCGTCGGCATCCGACCGGTCATCGGGCACCCGCCCCCACGGATTTTTCGGGATTGATCCTTCGGACCTCCGGCGCGTCCCCGTGCCGGGGAAAAGTATCTGGGGAGTTCGCCTGAGTGATATTTTGCTGAATCGCCCTGCCGATCTTGCCGGTCTGCGCGAGGGAGACATCGTCATTGAGTTCAACGGTCACCCGATTCGCACCGAGCGCGAGCTTTTTCGCCGGATTAATGAAACAACACCCTACGCCACCGTCTCCGTCAAAATCGTGCGCGACGGCCAGGAGCTTGTGATCCCCGTCAAGCTGGGACGAAGCAGCAACTGA
- the lipA gene encoding lipoyl synthase, with protein MKRKPGEEHPTEQGANHAGPSSRLSIVELGDEREPHRLQVKVAPRGLVRAVSEPVDRRKPDWLKVGLPTGPTYVQLKELVSRLRLHTVCQEALCPNIGECWGHGTMTLMLLGSICTRACKFCAVATGNPHGWVDPAEPRHVAEAVRILHAHHRLAYVVLTSVDRDDLPDGGAAHFAETVRRIKALAPDVKVEALTPDFRGDLRAVETVLDAGVDVFATNLETVRRLTPRVRDPRAGYDQTLRVLHHAKRYRPDVLTKSSLMLGLGETDEEIRQAMRDLRAVSVDILTLGQYLRPTRHHLPVARYVTPDEFAAYRVWGYEEGFLEVFSGPLVRSSYRAERVFATASERSSPVTPSPR; from the coding sequence ATGAAGAGAAAGCCCGGGGAAGAACATCCGACAGAGCAAGGAGCCAATCACGCCGGTCCCTCCTCGCGCCTCTCAATCGTGGAGCTGGGGGATGAACGGGAACCTCACCGCCTTCAGGTGAAGGTCGCGCCTCGGGGGCTTGTGCGGGCGGTATCCGAACCTGTTGATCGGCGTAAACCTGACTGGTTGAAAGTTGGTCTTCCTACCGGTCCCACCTATGTTCAGCTTAAGGAGCTTGTTTCTCGGTTGCGACTCCACACGGTTTGTCAGGAGGCCCTCTGCCCCAACATCGGCGAGTGCTGGGGACACGGCACGATGACGCTCATGTTGCTCGGAAGCATCTGCACGCGGGCGTGCAAATTCTGCGCCGTTGCCACGGGCAATCCTCACGGATGGGTGGACCCCGCTGAACCGCGGCATGTCGCCGAAGCCGTGCGCATTCTCCACGCCCACCATCGTCTGGCCTATGTGGTTCTCACCAGCGTGGATCGGGATGATCTGCCCGATGGGGGAGCCGCTCATTTTGCTGAGACCGTTCGCCGAATCAAAGCCCTCGCGCCGGATGTGAAGGTAGAGGCTCTGACGCCCGATTTCCGCGGCGACCTCCGCGCTGTCGAAACTGTGCTCGACGCCGGTGTGGATGTCTTCGCCACGAACCTGGAGACGGTGCGTCGGCTCACGCCACGGGTGCGTGATCCCCGTGCGGGATACGATCAGACGCTGCGCGTTCTCCATCATGCGAAGCGGTATCGCCCGGACGTATTGACCAAAAGTAGTCTCATGCTCGGCCTGGGCGAAACCGATGAGGAGATTCGACAGGCGATGCGCGATCTGCGGGCCGTTTCTGTGGATATCCTCACGCTCGGTCAATATCTCCGTCCCACCCGGCATCATCTCCCGGTAGCGCGATACGTCACTCCAGATGAATTTGCTGCCTATCGCGTCTGGGGTTACGAGGAGGGTTTCCTCGAAGTCTTCAGCGGCCCGCTCGTTCGGAGTTCCTATCGAGCCGAACGCGTCTTCGCCACGGCCAGTGAACGATCCTCTCCCGTTACCCCTTCTCCGCGTTGA
- a CDS encoding acyl-CoA dehydratase activase: MICVAGIDVGSGLTKAVILQRRYDDAPRLIGRALVRTGTDLNGTARRAFERALDAAGISPGDVVYIAATGFGRASVDFRDIQITDITSAARGAWHLLPGTRSVLDIGSQSTRAISLTEGGKVHLFKSNDKCAAGSGSFIVRAARYLQVDLESVGVLSLRATHPQPISSVCAVLAESEIINHVSAGVSVEDILRGIHNSLADRAALLLRRVGLGSDLTFIGGVARQQGMIRALEDRLNIPVRVPEECEYVCALGAALLGLQRYEALSRQREVMQEVASR, translated from the coding sequence ATGATCTGCGTGGCCGGAATTGACGTTGGATCGGGATTGACCAAAGCGGTGATCCTGCAACGGCGGTATGACGACGCGCCCCGGCTGATCGGTCGGGCGCTCGTCCGAACGGGAACCGACCTTAACGGGACAGCGCGACGCGCCTTCGAGCGGGCCCTCGACGCGGCGGGCATCTCCCCCGGCGATGTCGTTTATATTGCCGCTACCGGCTTTGGTCGGGCGAGCGTTGATTTTCGAGACATTCAGATCACAGACATAACAAGTGCCGCTCGGGGAGCCTGGCATCTGTTGCCCGGCACGCGATCGGTTCTCGATATTGGAAGTCAATCCACCCGTGCCATCAGCCTGACCGAGGGCGGCAAGGTCCACCTCTTCAAAAGCAACGACAAATGTGCCGCTGGGTCGGGCAGCTTCATTGTTCGAGCGGCCAGGTATCTGCAGGTGGACCTTGAGAGTGTCGGGGTGCTCTCGCTCCGGGCAACCCATCCGCAGCCGATCAGCAGCGTCTGTGCCGTTCTGGCCGAGTCCGAGATCATCAACCACGTCAGCGCTGGTGTGAGCGTCGAGGACATTCTTCGGGGTATCCACAATTCTCTGGCGGATCGGGCGGCTTTGCTGCTCCGTCGTGTCGGATTGGGTAGTGACCTCACGTTCATCGGCGGGGTCGCGCGCCAGCAGGGAATGATTCGGGCGCTGGAGGATCGGTTGAACATCCCCGTTCGTGTCCCGGAGGAATGCGAGTACGTGTGTGCTCTGGGGGCAGCTCTGCTTGGTCTCCAGCGATACGAGGCGCTATCGCGCCAGCGCGAAGTCATGCAGGAGGTCGCCTCTCGGTGA